Genomic segment of Candidatus Hydrogenedens sp.:
TGCTATATATTTGTATTATTTTTACTATAATTGTTTGCTAAATTACAAATAGGGGCTTGATTGGGTATGGAATATATCATTAAGATTAGTAAGTGTTATAGTCATGAATAATACTTAAGTATTGGTTTTCTATTTTCTTTATTATGAAGGTAGGAAATAAGTGATGAATTAATAAATAAGTACTCATAAAGAGGAAATACGTTTTACTTAATCGTTATAATAATAGAAAGAAGTTCATATCATTAACTTTTGTAGGAGTTTAGGATGACATTAAGCAGAGAAGAGATATATCGCATTTTTACTGAGACAGTTATTATAAAAAAACCAAGATACGGGATTATCAAAGGTTATCATGAACTGCCGTATATTTGTCTTGGGGAGGCATTAGAGAGTCGGTATAACTCTTTATGTGTTCGAGGGAAAATACATGTTTCGCCTCAATTTGTAATTAAGCCGTCATATTATAAGGCAAAATATAGCGACCTTTTTGGTGAGAATGCGGTAGATATTGAAATAGCAGGTCGGATATTTGGTTTCATAGGTTTTCCAGATAAGCCTGTGGAATGTAAACTGGAATATTTAGAAGTTACCCATTTAGAACAAAATATTGATACCGCATTATCACATAGTTTAGATGAGTTGGAGAGAAAAGAAGATATTACGACCGGTGTTTTTATTACACCTGACAGTAGATACTATCCTATTTCCATTGAACGATTTATTACAGCTATTCTTGATGATGAATTTGCTTTTTAAGGAGGACGTATTATGAAAAGTGCTTATGAGTTGGCTATGGAAAGACTGAACAAGATGTCGGGAGAAGTAAAAAAATTATCTCCTGAGCAGAAGGAAAAGATTGCAGAGATAAATCGCAAGTATGACTCTAAAATTGCGGAGTTAAAAATTACTTATGATAACAAGATGAATGCCGTTTCAACCTTTGAAGAATATGAACAGTTGAAGTCAGAACTTGCTAATGAAATTCAGAAGTTAGAAGAAGAACGTCAGCAAGAAAAAGATAAAATTTGGGAGAAGGGCAATAAATGTCATAAAAAATAGGACGTTAACCGTTTTCTTGTATAATTAAGTGCAGTGTATAGAGTTAATGTTATGTTCCTTCCTATGTGCTTTTTTCTTATCAATTTAAGAATATATAACGTTGTGGATTAGTTTATATGAATATAAGAAAGGATTACGAAACAGAGAGAAAGAGACGAAGTATTAATCCTTGTCTAACATGTGGTGCGTGTTGTGCTTTTTACCGTGTATCTTTTTATTGGCGTGAGTGTAGTGATAATAAGCCTGATGGGGTTCCGATAAGTTTATGTGAGGACTTAAACATGTTCCGACGGGTAATGAAAGGGACTAATCAATCTAAACCTCGGTGTATTGCCCTAAAAGGAACCATCGGTAAGCATGTGTTTTGTAGTATCTATTGGCGTAAACCATCTATTTGTTGTGATATTGAGCCATCATATAAATATGGCTTTCCAGAGTCTAAATGTGACAAAGCCCGTCTTGCTTATGGATTAACTCCATTAACTCCGGGAGATTGGAAGG
This window contains:
- a CDS encoding YkgJ family cysteine cluster protein — protein: MNIRKDYETERKRRSINPCLTCGACCAFYRVSFYWRECSDNKPDGVPISLCEDLNMFRRVMKGTNQSKPRCIALKGTIGKHVFCSIYWRKPSICCDIEPSYKYGFPESKCDKARLAYGLTPLTPGDWKAPEIDAPDFYSPAA